One part of the Deltaproteobacteria bacterium genome encodes these proteins:
- a CDS encoding fumarate hydratase yields the protein MRTITAQAVIDSVARMCVESNRILPQDVRDRLAACAATEDSPAAREIFRQLTENYELAEATGLPLCQDTGLAVFFVEVGQDLRVDGMTLREAINEGVRKGYDEGFLRKSACDPFTRANTKDNTPAIIHFDLVEGDGLKIAFMAKGGGSENMSRVTMLAPAQGWDGIKNFVVNRVAEAGPNPCPPVIVGVGIGGTFELAPILAK from the coding sequence ATGCGCACCATCACGGCACAAGCCGTTATTGACAGCGTGGCCCGCATGTGCGTCGAGTCCAACCGGATTTTGCCCCAGGACGTGCGCGACCGTCTGGCGGCCTGCGCCGCCACTGAGGACAGTCCGGCAGCCCGGGAGATTTTCCGGCAACTGACCGAAAACTATGAACTGGCCGAGGCCACGGGCCTGCCCCTGTGTCAGGATACGGGGCTGGCCGTGTTCTTTGTCGAGGTCGGCCAGGATCTGCGCGTTGACGGCATGACACTGCGTGAAGCTATCAACGAGGGCGTGCGCAAGGGCTACGACGAGGGTTTTTTGCGCAAGTCCGCCTGCGATCCCTTCACCCGCGCCAACACCAAGGACAACACCCCGGCCATCATTCATTTTGATCTGGTCGAGGGCGACGGTCTCAAGATCGCCTTCATGGCCAAGGGCGGTGGCAGCGAGAACATGTCCCGCGTGACCATGCTCGCTCCGGCCCAGGGCTGGGACGGCATCAAGAACTTCGTCGTGAACCGCGTGGCCGAGGCCGGGCCCAACCCGTGTCCGCCGGTCATCGTCGGCGTGGGCATCGGCGGCACCTTCGAGCTGGCCCCGATTCTGGCCAAAC
- a CDS encoding fumarate reductase iron-sulfur subunit, with protein PDEITLLPLPVFKLVGDLSVDTGVWFRDMYQKTESWIHTRKEFDPSQEEERMDNKVAEQIYELERCVECGCCIAACGTARMRDDFLGAASLNRIARFVVDPRDQRTDRDYFEIIGNDYGIFGCMGLLACEDVCPKHLPLQNQLGFLRRKMGITAIKQLFRK; from the coding sequence CCGGACGAAATCACCCTGCTGCCGCTGCCGGTTTTCAAGCTGGTCGGCGATTTGTCCGTGGACACGGGCGTGTGGTTCCGGGACATGTACCAAAAAACCGAATCCTGGATTCACACCCGAAAGGAATTCGATCCGTCCCAGGAAGAGGAACGCATGGACAACAAGGTTGCCGAGCAGATCTATGAATTGGAACGTTGCGTGGAATGCGGCTGCTGTATCGCGGCCTGCGGCACGGCCCGCATGCGTGACGATTTCCTGGGCGCGGCGTCGTTGAACCGCATCGCCCGTTTCGTGGTCGATCCGCGCGACCAGCGCACGGACCGGGACTATTTCGAGATCATCGGCAACGATTACGGTATTTTCGGCTGCATGGGCCTTTTGGCCTGCGAGGACGTCTGTCCCAAACACCTGCCCTTGCAGAACCAGCTTGGCTTTTTGCGCCGCAAAATGGGCATCACGGCCATCAAACAGCTCTTCCGGAAATAA